The stretch of DNA CGATGAAGTGCCAGAAGTGCGACCGACCGGCGACCTTCCACATCACCGACCTCGTCGATGGTGAGCCGAAGGAGGTCCACCTCTGCGAGGTCTGCGCCAAGGAGTTTCTGTCGCCGATCACGCAGGACTCGGACTCGGCCATGCCGGAGATGGCGGGCCTGCTCGCGCAGCAGCTGGCGATCGGCCAGACGGCCGAGGAGCTCGCCGAGCTGGATCAACGGGTGTGCCCCGTGTGCGGCATCAGCTTCCTCGAGTTCCGCAAGCAAGGCCGCTTGGGGTGCCCGCACGACTACGTCCACTTCGCCAAGGAGCTGGAGCCGCTGCTGGTGAACATCCACGGCGAGACGCAGCACGTCGGCAAGACGCCCCGCCGCGGCGGCGCCAACGCCGAGCAGCAGACCCAGCTCATCCGCCTCCGCCGCGAGATGAAAGAAGCGGTGACGAAAGAGAACTACGAGCGCGCGTCACAGTTGCGCGATCAGATCCGTGAGATTGAGCAAGCAAGTTAGGCGCTAGTTGCTGGGCGCTAGGCGCTAGGCAACGAAACGCAATCAAAGCCGAAATCTACCCATCAACTAGCGCCTAGAAACTAGCGCCCAGCGCCTCCCCTATGTCTCTCGACTTCGAATCGATGGCCCACCACTGCGGGGAGTGGCTCCGCGCGTCGGGCCCCGAGTCGGACATCGTCATCAGCAGCCGCGTGCGTCTGGCGCGCAACCTGACCGACTTCCCGTTCATCGCCCGGGCGACCGAGTCGGACCGTGAACAGATCGAGCAGATCCTGCACGCCCGGATCGAGGCGCTCCAGGCGGCCGGCAAGCTCCCCCCCGCCCAGCCCAGCAACGAGCTGCACTACGTCAACGTCAGCCAGCTTCCCGAGATCGACCGCCAGTTCCTGATGGAACGGCAGCTGATCAGCCGCGAGCTGGCCGACGCCGAGGGCGCGCGGGCCGTGGTGATCGATGGCGGCGAGCGCTTCAGCGTGATGATCAACGAAGAGGATCACCTGCGTCTGCAAGTGATGCACTCGGGCCTCGACCTCGAGACCGCTTGGCGAGAGATCAACGAGATCGACGACCTGCTCGAAGAGCAGATCAACTACGCCTACAACGACCGCCTCGGCTACCTGACGGCGTGCCCCACCAATGTCGGCACCGGCATCCGCGTCAGCGTGATGCTCCACCTGCCCGCGCTGGTGATCACGCGGCAGATCGACAAGGTCTTCCGCAGCCTGCAGAAGATCAACCTCGCCGTCCGCGGCCTGTACGGCGAGGGCTCGCAAGCGATGGGCGACTTCTATCAGATCTCGAACCAGGTCACCCTCGGCATGCCCGAGGAAGAGTTATTGAAGAAGGTCGCCGACGTGGTGCCGGTGCTGCTGGAGTACGAACGGCAGGCGCGGGACTTCTTGATCCGCGAAAGCCAAGAGACGCTGCACGACCGCGTCAGCCGGGCGTTCGGCATCCTGCGGACCGCGCAGACGATCTCGAGCGAAGAGACGCTGCACCTGCTGTCGAGCGTCCGCATGGGCGTGAACCTCGGCCTGATCGGCGATGTCGGCATCCCGACGGTCAACAAGCTGTTCGTCCACACCCAGCCCGCGCACTTGCAAAAGCTCGCCGGCATGGAGCTCGACCAATCCGACCGCAACATCGAACGCGCCAGCTACCTACGCCGCCACCTGAACGGCGGTACGTCGACGACGGGGGCGAACTGAGGCGGCCGTGTCTTCGCCCGCACTTCGCACGATCTACACCGTCGGCTACTCGACCCACGAGTGGCCCGCGTTCGTCGCTTTGCTACGCGGCGCCGGGATTACCGCCCTGGCGGACGTCCGCTCGAATCCCCAAGCGCGGCTGCCGCAGTATCGGCAAGAGAATCTGGCGCCGGGGCTGCGTGCTGAGGGTATCGCTTACGTCTGGCTTGGCAAGGAGCTCGGCGCGCGGCGTGACGAGCGTGAGTGTTACGTCAACGGGCAAGTCGATTACGAGCTCGTCGCCACTCTGCCGAACTTCCGCGCGGGGCTTGCTCGACTTGAGAAGGGCGTCGTCGATCACACGGTCACGCTGATGTGCGCCGAGCGCGAACCGCTCGACTGTCATCGGGGCGTGCTCATCGCGCGTGTCTTGAAAGCCGGGGGCTGGCGCGTGCGGCATCTCCGCGCGGATGGTTCCATCGAAGAGCACGACGAGACCGAGCGGCGGATGGTCCAGCGCGTCGGCATCGACCCACTGCTCGATGCGGGAGTCGAACACGAGACGCTCGTCGAGCGAGCGTATCGAGAGCTAGGCCGCGCGATGACCTACAAGCCGCCCCAAGACGCCGATGGGTAGGGTCCGCTGTGCGGACCACGGCTTGGGGGTCCAACCCCCGAAAAAAACCACCAATCGATCGGCGAGCCGGGAGCGTGAGCGACCAGAGTTTCGCCGGGTACCCGCTACAATGCCGGTCGCTCACGAGCATTCTGCCAGTGTTAATCAAAGGCTTGGCGATCAAGACGTCACGTCAAACGATAGGCAACGAGCCGGGGGCTAAGGCCCCGCGGCTAATAAGGGCTAGCCACCAAGATCAGCCGGCACGCCTTAGCGTCCGGTTCTTCGACTTACGACGATGGATGCAATATGCTCTCACGCTCCCGGCTCGCCACTGAACGCGCGGGGATCAGCGAATCGCTGTCACCGACGTCACCGAGGGTCGGTTTCACATCGTCGGCACTACGGACAGTGAGTGGCTAAAAACAAGCGGAAAGGCCACAAAAAGCCGACAAAAGCGGCCACCCCGCAGGCCCCGCAAAAAGGGCCCTTCTGTGCGTCAGAGGCCCGACCCCGGGGTAGACTCGCATGCCCCGCAAGGCGCCACAGGCGTGGACGCTAGGGCCCTTAGAATCGATGCTGTGGCTTACGCCTCCCACACCCCCGATTCGACCAGCTGCCGGGTCGCCGCCGGGGCCCAACCGCGGTTGGCGGCCGGGCTCGCCGGGCTCGGATGGAGGACCGTCGTCACCCGCACCGAGTCGCCCGCGACGCGCTTGAGGCACGCCTCGGCGTACTTGCCGACGCCGACCGCCCACTCGGGGTTGGTGACCTGTAGCAGTTCGGCCAAGTGCTTGTCGCATGCCGCGTCGAGCGGCTTGCGCTCCGACTTCGGAAGATGGTCGGGCGTGTGGTTCTTGCCGCTTTCGGTCATGAAGACCAGCGGGCAGTAGTTGGCGACGAAGTGTTCTTTGAAGAACTTGGCGGAGGTCCCGAAGCGCTCGCGGAAGAGTCCCCACAGTCGCTGGCCCGAGACCTCGCTGCGCTGGCAAGCAAAGCCCTCGATGGGGCGCTTGGGGTGTTCAGCGGCGGGCCGCTTCACGGTCTCTTCGATGCCGATCCAATCGCGCACCGACGCGACCTCGCCAAAGGGGACGCCCGTCTGCGCCATGCCCCACGGCCCAGGGTTCATCCCGAGGAACAACACCCGCACACCCTTGGGGTTCAGCCGCCGCAAGTAGGCCTCGTGCGGCTTCCAAGCGTAAGCGAGCGGGTTGTAGACATGCGTCACCGGCGCGTCGAACGACAAAGCGCTGGCGGCCTTCGACAATCGCTTCGCCGAACGAATCGCTTCTTCAACGATGGACACGATCGCCCTCCTTGGCGGCGAAGTCTGACGGACTAGCAATCGGAATTATTGAACCACGGATGACACGGATTTCACGGATTTCACGGATGGGTTGGACGCCGCATCATCCGTGCTATCCGTGTCATCCGTGGTTCTCTTCTTCTTTTTGATTCTACTTGAAGACAGGCCGTAGTCGGCGTGGTGCGCGTCATCGGCGTCTGGAGACGCCTCCCACAAGGAGAGGTAAGGCGGCTTCACTCAACGACGACGCCGTCGAGGCCCGGTTCGCTGGGTGGGAACTGCGGGTCCATCGCTTCGAGCGTGTCTTTGACGAGCTCGCTCACGATGAGATTGCGGTACCATTTGCGGTCCGAGGGGATGATGCGCCACGGGGCGTGCTCGGTGTTGCACTTCTCGAGGGCGTCCTCGTAAGCCTCCTGGTACTTTCCCCACAGCTTCCGTTCGGCGAGGTCGCCCGAGCTGAACTTCCAACGCTTGTCAGGGTTGTCGAGCCGCGCCTGCAGCCGCTCGCGTTGCTCCTCCTTGCTGACATGCAGGAAGCACTTCACCATGGTCACTCGACCCTCAACCAACAGCCTTTCGAACTCGTTGATCCGCTCATAGCGCCCCTTCCATTCATCCTCCGGAACGAGGTTGTGGACCCGCACCACGAGCACGTCTTCGTAGTGAGAACGATTGAAGATGCCGATCTCGCCGCGCCGCGGGACCGACTTGTGAATTCGCCACAGAAAGTCATGGTCGAGCTCTTCGGGGCTAGGCTGCTTGAACGACTGGATATGGAAGCTCTGCGGGTTGATCCCCGTCATCACGGTGCGGATGGTGCCGTCCTTGCCCGCCGTGTCCATCCCTTGCAGCACCAAGAGCAGCGCCCGCCGGTTCTCGGCGTAGAGCCGGTAAGCCAAGTCGCGCGAGCGCTCGGTGTTCTCTTTGATCCGCTCGTGCGCCGACTCCTTGGTCCAATCGCCCTCGACGTGGCGCGGATCGATATCGGCAAGTTTGATCTTCGAGCCGGGCTTGAAGGTGATGGGCTTGGGCATGAGCAAGGAGAGGCTAGAGGTAAGAGGCTAGAGGCTAGGGTAATCGGGTTGGCGGCGCATCCCTAGCCTCTCGCCTCCAAGCTCTACCCTCTTTTCCTCACTCCAACTCCGACCAAACCCGCGTCTCCCCCTCCGGACCGATCTCGACCCGGATCACGTTGGGTCGGCAGCAGACAGGGCAGTCTTCGACGTACTCCTGTACCCGCCCGGCGGAGAGGTCGATCGGCACGACGATTTCTTCGCCGCACTCGCCGCAGATGTAGGAGGTTTCGGGGGTCATAAGTGGAGAGGCTAGAGGCTAGCGACTTAAGGCTGGAGGTTTGTAGGAAGCACGACGAGCGATCGCCAACCGCATTCTAGCCTCTAGCCTCTAGCCTCAGTCCTCCGCCCGGCTGCCGTCGCCGCACATCTTTACCAGGCGGGGCTCGAAGCGGGCGAGCACATCGACAAGGTCTTGCTGCGCGGCCATTACGGCGTGGATGTCTTTGTAGACGCCCGGCACTTCGTCGGCGCCGGCGGCGAGGACCTCGACGCCGTCGGCAGCGAGCCGCTTCTGCTCGGCGCCGAAGCGGAAGGTGTCGTTCGCCTGGCGGCGGCTCATGCGACGTCCGGCCCCGTGCGACGCGCTCTTGAGGCTCGCCGCCACGCCGCGGCCACGGACAACGAACGCCGGCGTCCCCATCGAGCCGGGGATCACGCCGAGTTCGCCCGCCGCCGCCGGGGTGGCGCCCTTGCGATGCACGATCACCTCGCGTTCGCCACGGCCATCGGGGTTGTGCGTCTCTTTCCAGGCAAAGTTGTGGTGGTTCTCCACGCCGCCGACGACGTGGGCGCCGAGGAGCTTGGCGACGAGGCGATGGATCACCGCGTGGTTCGCCGCGGCGTACTCGCCCATCAGGTTCATCGCCGCCCAGTAAGCCTGCCCCTCTTCGGAGTCGAGCGACAGCCAACCCAAGCGACCAAACTCCGCGTAACGTTTCGGCAACAGGCGCTGCGCGATCTGGCTGTACGTGCTGCACACGGCCGCCCCGGCGCCGCGGCTGCCGCTGTGGCTGAGCAGCGCGACGTAGCGTCCCGGGTCGAGTCCAAGGTCATCCGAGCGTTCGTCAACGACCAGCTCGCCGAACTCAACGAAGTGATTGCCCGAGCCGCTCGTGCCGAGCTGTTTCCAGGCAGTGTCCTTCTTCTCGCGCGTAATGCGGGTGACATTCCAGTCGAGGTCCATCACGTCGTGCTGCTGCCGCGGCGTGTGCTCGACGCCGACGCCGAAGCGCGTCCCCTTCTCAAGCGATTCGCGGTAGGCGTTGCGACGCGTCGCAAGCGACTCGACCGGCATGTCGAGCACCGACAGCTTCATGCGACAAGCGATGTCCACGCCGACCGCGTAGGGGATGACCGCGTTCTCGCAAGCGAGCACGCCGCCGATCGGCAGGCCGTAGCCGATATGCGCGTCGGGCATCAGCGCAGCGCCGACCGCCGACGGGACCCGACACGCCGCGCGCATCTGGTCGTGCGCGCCGGGATCGATGGCGTCTTCCGCCGTTGGGCACTCCCAAGCCGTGTAGTGAACCGGCGGCCGATCGGGTTCGCCCACGCGTTCGTCGTGGTGCTCCTTCAGCGCCGCGGCGAAGTCGGCCCACACGGGGTCGGCCGCGAACGCGTCGGCGTCCGCAAGCAGCGCCGTGATCGACTCCTTCGCGCGTTTCCCCTTGAGGCCGAAGCCGGTTCCCTTCTCCGCCGCGGTCGAGAGACAGCGGATGGCGACGGGCACGCACGCCGGCGGGACGCCGAGTTTTTCGAGTTGCTTGCGGTTCATAATGGAATGATAAGGAAGGTCCCGAACCGGGGGCTGAGGCCCCGCGGCTGATAAGCCTCCGCGCCCCTAGCGACCCGCCAACCGATTCACCGGCGTGATCGAGAATTGTGTGGAACGGGTGAAGACCCCCACCAACTACCGAGGGTTCGCCAACCCTGCTAGTGCGACCGCTGAGAGTTGCCGGCGCCGCGAACTCAAGCAGCCGGCGCCGAAATCCTGAGCTTTTGCGCGAACTTTTTGGCGATAGCAGCGTCAGAAACTCTGTGGATCGACGTTTCTTCCGGAGAAATCTCTGATGCCTCCGAAGGGGACGCCGATTAAGCTAGAGGCATCGAGGTCGTGCTAACGCGGCGCGACAAACGAAAGGGCCCCGCGGGAGTGTCTCTGGCATTCACGCCCGCTCGGCCGGCACCAGTAAGAAGGAGGTGGTACCTTGACCGACTGTTTCCCTAGCCAGCCCGGTGGTCTGGCCTGAAGCGACCGGCGGGTCGCTGATGCGACCACCACCTGCTTCGACACACTAGGGACTTGATCACCCCATGTGTGCTCAAAGCATGTAATTGAAAAAGCCCGGCCCCGTCGCCGTGACGGGGCCGGGCTTGTTTTTTGGCGGTCTCGACGTGGCTACGCCACGATCTCGCTACGCCTAGCGCCGCTGTTGGATCACCGCAGCTTAGCGGCGATTAGGCTTGCTACGCGTTCGTAGGCGCTACACCCACTTGCGTAGGGCCTGCTGTTCGAGTCTCTTGCGGCGCATGAGCCCCGCAGACGATCCGCTAGAGTTGCAGCAGTCGCTCGTTGAGAGCGCGCTCCCCCTGGTGTTTGAAGCCTACGACGAGGCCGTGGAGGCGGGCGTCGCCGCGCCGATTGTTGTGCTGGTCGATTGCGAAGACGAGCTGGGCGGCGAGATCGCCCGCGGTTGGCTCGGCGATGACGCCATCGACGACGCCATCGCTGCGCAGGTTGCCTCCGAGGATGCGCCGGACGAAGGCGACCCGACGACCGTTTTCGCTAGGGCGATCGCCTGGGACGACGCCCGCGATGACTTGGCGGCGGCTTTCCCGTATTTGAAGCCGATTCTCGACGGCAGGCCCCCAGAGGATGGGGTTTTCGTGGTGGGCGTCACCGCTGGTGGGGCCTCGGCCTTGACGGCGCCTTGGGACGCCCGGCCGTAAAGCGGCCCACGCTGGCGGCCCTTTACCCCCTCTTTGCTGGGCATTTTCCTAGACATCGTTTGGGGTCGGACGCGCTCTCTCGTTAAGCTAGAGGTTTGTCGCCTCAGCCCCCCCACGGGTACGGAACGGAGAAAGGCATGCCGGCTGCGCGTCCCTGTTACAAGAACCTACTCGTCGCCACGACGGGGTTTATCGCGGTGATCGCCTTGGGGCTGTTCGCCGACGATCGTGCTTTGGCGCAGCCGCCGGGGGTGGTGATTCAGGGGCAACCGTTCCGTGGCGGTCGCCCCCCGGGCATGGCCATGCCATCCGGCGCTCAACCCGGCCAGCCCCCCGGCGATCAATCGAAGTCCGACGACAAGGACAAGAAGGAAGAAGGGGAGAAGAAGGACGACGACAAAGATAAGAAAGACGAAGAAAAGAAGGACGGCGCCGTCAAACGCCCCGACGAGCCGCCCAAGCCCGCCGACCCGCGCGAGCTCGACGCCAAGCCCGACGCCAGCGGCCGGATCACGTTCTCGTTCAACGGCCAGTCGTGGGCCGACGTGCTGCAATGGCTGGCGAACGTTAGCGAGTTGTCGCTCGACTGGCGCGAGCTGCCGAGCGATTACCTCAACCTCACGACGCAGCGCTCGTATACGCTCGACGAGGCGCGGGACCTGATCAACCGCCACCTGCAAGCACGCGGCTACGCGCTGCTCTTATCGGGCGAGGTGCTCAGCGTCGTGAAGCTCGACGCGGTCGATCCGAGCCTCGTGCCCCGCGTCACCGAGGAAGACCTCTACGACCTGTTGCCGCACGACTTGGTGAAGCTGTCGATCGAGCTCCCCGAGGGCCTCGACGTCACGAAGGCCGTCGAGGACGTAAAGCAGGCGCTGAGCCCCAACGCCAAGGTGCTGCCGCTCGCCGCGACGAAGCGGCTGCTGATGATCGACACCGTGGCCAACCTGCGGATGGTCAGCGCGCTGCTCAACGCCGAGCGGCTGGCGGTCGAGGGGCGCGCTGTGCCGCGGGAGTTCGTGCTGCAGTACGTCCAAGCGGCGTCGGTGATCGACACGCTGTATGTGGTGCTGGGACTCGACCCCAACAGCCGGCCGAGCCAGATGGAGTTGCAGATGCAGCAGCAGAAGATGCAGCTGATGCAGCAGTTAGCGCAGCGCGGCAAGGACGTGACGCAGATGCTCAAGAAGGATGGGCCGCCGGTCTACCTCGCTTACAACCGCCAGCGGAACAGCGTCCTCGTCAACGCCCCCGAAGCCGAGATGCGGGTCATCGAACGCACCATCAAGGCGCTCGACATCCCCGTCGGCGGCGCCGCCGCGGCAGACGACGACGGCCCGATGGTGCGGACGCTCGAGCAGTACCGCCTCAAGACGATCAGCCCCGACGCCGTGATCACCACACTCGAAGAGATCGGCAACCTCAGCCCCCGCGCCGAGCTACGCGGCGACTCCGACAGCAAGACGATCTTCGCCCGTGCATCAGACGCGGACCACGAGAAGATCGCAGAACTGATCGAACAGCTGGACGGATCCGAGACGCAAGTCGAAGTCTTCTGGCTCCGCCGCTTGCCGGCCGAGGCGGTCGCAGGGTCCATCCAGTCATTGATCATCGAGAAGCCGAAGAAGAAAGACAACAACAACGATTACCCGTTCTATGTCTTTGGCGGCCGCCGCAACCAAGAGCCCGAGGAGCCCGAGACGCTGCTCCGTGTCGACGCCGACATCGAGAACAACCGGCTCATCGCCCGTGGCACGCCGCAGCAACTTGATGAGGTGCGCGACCTCCTGGTCAAGCTCGGCGAACCGCTCGGCGAAGGGGGCGACAACCGCCGGGTCCGCGTGTTTGACGCGCTGGACCCCGACGAGACACAACGCCTCCTGGATCAGATCAAAGCGGCGTGGCCCGCCGTCGGCGGCGGCACGGAACTCGTCATCCCACCGGCGCCGGAAGAAGACGCACCGGCCGATGACGATAACGACGGTGATGACGACGATGACGACGATGACAAGGAGGAGCCGACGCGCGGTACGGTTGCCGTCGTGACCAACCCGACCCCCTTCCGTCTGCTCACCACAACGACCGGGAGCAAACCTACGGACGCCGAGCCAACGCAGCAATCCAAGCGTGACGCCGAAGCGTCTGACGATTCATCGCCGGTCACCGTGCAAGTCGATCAGCGGGGCCGACTGGTAATCGCATCGGACGACACCGCGGCGCTGGACCGGTTGCAGGAGCTCGTCGAAGACTTGGCGCCGGAGCCCGCGAAGTACGAGGTGTTCCACGTCAAGAACCGCACCCCGGACGACATCGTCTACAACCTCGAGACCTACTTCAAAGACTTTCTCGCCGAGGACGATGACGAGCCGATCCTTGACTGGTGGGGACGCATGCGCGGCGGCAACAGCGACAAAGAACCCGAGCCTGTGCGACTCTCGCGGCGGAAGCCGCTGCGGTTCCTGGCGGATGACTGGAGCAGTTCGATCCTGGTGGCTAACGCCACCGCGGCGCAGCTGGAAGAGATGGAACGGCTGATCAATGCTTGGGACCGCCAGCCAGTGAACGACCGCATCCTCACCCGCCGCACCGCGACGGTGAAGCTGCGGTTCTCTAAAGCGTCGGTGGTGGTCTCGGCGTTGAAGGACGTCTATCGCGACCTCCTCAGCAAGGGCGACCGCGAGTTCGACACCGAGGAGGAAAAGGCTAGCGGCACGAGCCTGCGTTACCTGACGCGGATCCAGCATGCAGCGGGCGACCCCACCGAGCCGGCCGGCATCCCCTTCGGCGGCGTCTTGTCGCTCGGTTCGGACGACGCGGCGAACGTGGTGATCGTCTCGGCGCGGAGCGAGGTCTTCGACAGCGTGCTGGAGACGATCGAGGACATCGACCAACAGGCGCGACCGACGACGACCGTCCAGGTGGTCCAGCTCGAAGGGGGGCTCGCCAGCAACGAACTGCGGCAAGCGCTCTCTCGCGCGCTCACCGGCGAAGGCGCCGCGTCGGCGGGGAACAACAATGACCGCGACCGCCGAGGGGGCGATAGCCGTCGGGGGCGTGATCGTGGCCGCGGTCGCGGCCGCGGTCGAGATTGAGGTTAATCACCACAACGGAATCGACGACCACGACGGATCAATAGCGGGACAGTGTTGCCCCGTCGAAGAGTACGTCGTGTCCGTCGTGGTTCACTTCTTGCAGAGCTCGATCACGGCTCCCACGGCCGCACCGCACTCCCCCACACAGTTCCCGGCTTGTTGTGGTAGGGGATCGGCCGGGCCCGGGCTTGCGCGACCGCCCGCGGGTCGGCCAGGACCGGCCGTGCCGTGCCGCCGCTGGCGTCGGCGATCGCTTGCAGGACCTGGGCGTGCTGCGGCGTCCTTGCGCCCATGCCGAGCGTGTGGATCGGGAAGTCCCACGACTCCGCGGCGGTCATCCGTTCGATGACGCGCGGGCTGCGGATATCGCCGTCGGTAAGCAAGAAGACCACGTCGGGCTTCAGACCCACCGCGAAGTCCATCGCGTCGAGGAGGCGCCCGCCGAGGCACATCTCGACAGTGCGGAGCCACTTCATCGCCGCCTTCTTGTTCTCCTGCGTTGCTGGCAGGGTCTCCATGACGCTCTTGGGGTAGAACATCGGGTACGCTTGGTCGCTGAAGAACACGACGTAGAACTCCTGGCTCTGTGAGAGCCGACGGATGGACGCGGCCAGCTCGAGGATCGTCATCTGCATGCGGCCGTGCTGCATGCTGCCGGAGTTATCGACGACGAAGACGATGCGCTGGGCCTCGGCTTCGGCGCCGAAGAAGCTGACCTTGCCGGGGCCGCCGCCGGGGCGGGGGCTGCCGCCCGCGGCTGAGGCTTCAGCCTCGCCCTCCCCATCGGCCTGGCCTGTGTCGGTGGAATCGCCGCCGCCGGGGACGGCGGCCATCAGGCTCTCGGCGGAGACGCTCAGCGTTTGCCCGAGCAGGCTGACGTTCGATAACTCAGCCGAGAACTGGGCGGGTTCGACGAGCGACTCCAGCTCAAGATTCGCTGAGAGGTCGGCGACCTGCTCGGCGGGAGCTTCGGCCTCCGCTTCGGTCGGCGCCTCAAAACTCGTAAGCGTCACCTCGCTAGAGATATCTTCCCACGAGTCGCTGTCGTCGAACGTGGCGGTGAGGGTGAAGCCTTGCTCGCCGAAGGTGGCGAACGTGAACATCGCGAAGAGGGTTAGCATCGCGCTGTGAGCCGCCAGGCTCGTCGCCCACGGCGGGCGGCTCTGGACCCAGGCGAGCCAAGTCTTGGGCCGGCGGCGGCGTTTGGGACGGCGGGCCGATTTGAGCTTCGCGGTGACGCTCTTGGGGGCCGCTTGCTTGGGGGCGGTGCTTTTTGAAGCGATACGTTTCGGCGGTTTGCTCCGGGGGCTGACGCTTCCCGGCTCGCATGAAGTTGGTTTGGGCGGGGGCGTCTTTCGT from Botrimarina mediterranea encodes:
- a CDS encoding secretin N-terminal domain-containing protein; the protein is MPAARPCYKNLLVATTGFIAVIALGLFADDRALAQPPGVVIQGQPFRGGRPPGMAMPSGAQPGQPPGDQSKSDDKDKKEEGEKKDDDKDKKDEEKKDGAVKRPDEPPKPADPRELDAKPDASGRITFSFNGQSWADVLQWLANVSELSLDWRELPSDYLNLTTQRSYTLDEARDLINRHLQARGYALLLSGEVLSVVKLDAVDPSLVPRVTEEDLYDLLPHDLVKLSIELPEGLDVTKAVEDVKQALSPNAKVLPLAATKRLLMIDTVANLRMVSALLNAERLAVEGRAVPREFVLQYVQAASVIDTLYVVLGLDPNSRPSQMELQMQQQKMQLMQQLAQRGKDVTQMLKKDGPPVYLAYNRQRNSVLVNAPEAEMRVIERTIKALDIPVGGAAAADDDGPMVRTLEQYRLKTISPDAVITTLEEIGNLSPRAELRGDSDSKTIFARASDADHEKIAELIEQLDGSETQVEVFWLRRLPAEAVAGSIQSLIIEKPKKKDNNNDYPFYVFGGRRNQEPEEPETLLRVDADIENNRLIARGTPQQLDEVRDLLVKLGEPLGEGGDNRRVRVFDALDPDETQRLLDQIKAAWPAVGGGTELVIPPAPEEDAPADDDNDGDDDDDDDDKEEPTRGTVAVVTNPTPFRLLTTTTGSKPTDAEPTQQSKRDAEASDDSSPVTVQVDQRGRLVIASDDTAALDRLQELVEDLAPEPAKYEVFHVKNRTPDDIVYNLETYFKDFLAEDDDEPILDWWGRMRGGNSDKEPEPVRLSRRKPLRFLADDWSSSILVANATAAQLEEMERLINAWDRQPVNDRILTRRTATVKLRFSKASVVVSALKDVYRDLLSKGDREFDTEEEKASGTSLRYLTRIQHAAGDPTEPAGIPFGGVLSLGSDDAANVVIVSARSEVFDSVLETIEDIDQQARPTTTVQVVQLEGGLASNELRQALSRALTGEGAASAGNNNDRDRRGGDSRRGRDRGRGRGRGRD
- a CDS encoding DUF488 domain-containing protein, whose protein sequence is MSSPALRTIYTVGYSTHEWPAFVALLRGAGITALADVRSNPQARLPQYRQENLAPGLRAEGIAYVWLGKELGARRDERECYVNGQVDYELVATLPNFRAGLARLEKGVVDHTVTLMCAEREPLDCHRGVLIARVLKAGGWRVRHLRADGSIEEHDETERRMVQRVGIDPLLDAGVEHETLVERAYRELGRAMTYKPPQDADG
- a CDS encoding polyphosphate kinase 2 family protein, with translation MPKPITFKPGSKIKLADIDPRHVEGDWTKESAHERIKENTERSRDLAYRLYAENRRALLLVLQGMDTAGKDGTIRTVMTGINPQSFHIQSFKQPSPEELDHDFLWRIHKSVPRRGEIGIFNRSHYEDVLVVRVHNLVPEDEWKGRYERINEFERLLVEGRVTMVKCFLHVSKEEQRERLQARLDNPDKRWKFSSGDLAERKLWGKYQEAYEDALEKCNTEHAPWRIIPSDRKWYRNLIVSELVKDTLEAMDPQFPPSEPGLDGVVVE
- a CDS encoding RtcB family protein, which translates into the protein MNRKQLEKLGVPPACVPVAIRCLSTAAEKGTGFGLKGKRAKESITALLADADAFAADPVWADFAAALKEHHDERVGEPDRPPVHYTAWECPTAEDAIDPGAHDQMRAACRVPSAVGAALMPDAHIGYGLPIGGVLACENAVIPYAVGVDIACRMKLSVLDMPVESLATRRNAYRESLEKGTRFGVGVEHTPRQQHDVMDLDWNVTRITREKKDTAWKQLGTSGSGNHFVEFGELVVDERSDDLGLDPGRYVALLSHSGSRGAGAAVCSTYSQIAQRLLPKRYAEFGRLGWLSLDSEEGQAYWAAMNLMGEYAAANHAVIHRLVAKLLGAHVVGGVENHHNFAWKETHNPDGRGEREVIVHRKGATPAAAGELGVIPGSMGTPAFVVRGRGVAASLKSASHGAGRRMSRRQANDTFRFGAEQKRLAADGVEVLAAGADEVPGVYKDIHAVMAAQQDLVDVLARFEPRLVKMCGDGSRAED
- a CDS encoding uracil-DNA glycosylase family protein → MSIVEEAIRSAKRLSKAASALSFDAPVTHVYNPLAYAWKPHEAYLRRLNPKGVRVLFLGMNPGPWGMAQTGVPFGEVASVRDWIGIEETVKRPAAEHPKRPIEGFACQRSEVSGQRLWGLFRERFGTSAKFFKEHFVANYCPLVFMTESGKNHTPDHLPKSERKPLDAACDKHLAELLQVTNPEWAVGVGKYAEACLKRVAGDSVRVTTVLHPSPASPAANRGWAPAATRQLVESGVWEA
- a CDS encoding UvrB/UvrC motif-containing protein, translating into MKCQKCDRPATFHITDLVDGEPKEVHLCEVCAKEFLSPITQDSDSAMPEMAGLLAQQLAIGQTAEELAELDQRVCPVCGISFLEFRKQGRLGCPHDYVHFAKELEPLLVNIHGETQHVGKTPRRGGANAEQQTQLIRLRREMKEAVTKENYERASQLRDQIREIEQAS
- a CDS encoding protein arginine kinase; its protein translation is MSLDFESMAHHCGEWLRASGPESDIVISSRVRLARNLTDFPFIARATESDREQIEQILHARIEALQAAGKLPPAQPSNELHYVNVSQLPEIDRQFLMERQLISRELADAEGARAVVIDGGERFSVMINEEDHLRLQVMHSGLDLETAWREINEIDDLLEEQINYAYNDRLGYLTACPTNVGTGIRVSVMLHLPALVITRQIDKVFRSLQKINLAVRGLYGEGSQAMGDFYQISNQVTLGMPEEELLKKVADVVPVLLEYERQARDFLIRESQETLHDRVSRAFGILRTAQTISSEETLHLLSSVRMGVNLGLIGDVGIPTVNKLFVHTQPAHLQKLAGMELDQSDRNIERASYLRRHLNGGTSTTGAN
- a CDS encoding CPXCG motif-containing cysteine-rich protein — translated: MTPETSYICGECGEEIVVPIDLSAGRVQEYVEDCPVCCRPNVIRVEIGPEGETRVWSELE
- a CDS encoding VWA domain-containing protein; protein product: MPTRSPSGKTPTRLDEARRLEKLSQAEWRRRRAEVARLIAAGEEAAARRLLAEIGESPPEDRTKEQPKAAAQPLWEGSPDPDDALPTVAAKKLKSASGDASHKPTLSPSLASRKTPPPKPTSCEPGSVSPRSKPPKRIASKSTAPKQAAPKSVTAKLKSARRPKRRRRPKTWLAWVQSRPPWATSLAAHSAMLTLFAMFTFATFGEQGFTLTATFDDSDSWEDISSEVTLTSFEAPTEAEAEAPAEQVADLSANLELESLVEPAQFSAELSNVSLLGQTLSVSAESLMAAVPGGGDSTDTGQADGEGEAEASAAGGSPRPGGGPGKVSFFGAEAEAQRIVFVVDNSGSMQHGRMQMTILELAASIRRLSQSQEFYVVFFSDQAYPMFYPKSVMETLPATQENKKAAMKWLRTVEMCLGGRLLDAMDFAVGLKPDVVFLLTDGDIRSPRVIERMTAAESWDFPIHTLGMGARTPQHAQVLQAIADASGGTARPVLADPRAVAQARARPIPYHNKPGTVWGSAVRPWEP